The segment TTTTgacaagtctgattttatttttagccaGGTAAAAAATAAGAGAGGATGGAATTTATagttatgtatatatatatatatatatatatatatatatatatatatatatattgtggggggATGAAGATCCAAAACAGGTAAACAAGCGGTCAAAGTTATTTTTGAGGagctaaaatctgaaaaaatgATCTAAGGAGGTGATCTCACGAGTTGAAGGGAGGTTAGGGTAACTTACATGATGAGGACTTCGAGGACATACTTCGGACCTCGGAGGGATGAGCACTAGTTATATGAAGGACACAAAGCTAAACcaccaaaaaggaaagaaaactgACTTGGCACAGAatatgagaaagatgaagaaagaagGATATATAAGACAttccctccgcattaaatgcaagacaACCACTTCTCTAGCCACATTAATGAAGAAATGATCATGAACAGTGGTGGGACAGCTAAGATTTCAGTGTAAAGCTTGCTGGTATGTTCTAGATGAGACAAGAATTCTAGGAATGTGATCCCAACCCTCCAAATGTAGAATCCAGATACATTTAAGCTGGATAtataaagcaagaaaaagatCTGAAGTGGGGGAGACAAAGAAAGAGtgcagaaaaagaaagaaagaaaggagttCATCCATTCTTGAAATATCCTCCTCGGATTAGACCCGACGATCaacacttgtgtttttctttaatcaGCTTTCAAACTGAACATCAATGAAATAAATACCATCTCTCTTTTAATTCAATGACATAAGCCTTCCTAATCTTTGCATTGGGTATTATAAAATAGACTTGACTTCCCATCTCTAAAGAAATTAATTGTGATAGTAAATAGCAAGAATCATCATTTAAGACATAAAGTTGTTTTTTCGCTTTTTTTCCACCATCATTGGCATCATTTGTGGGAAAGTCTCTTTGAATATGCTTGTACAACTTCTTAACTATGTCTGGTCAAAGACAAAGTGGATCAATGGAATCTGTTGGCTCCCAGCATAGGGACCACTTCATTAATTTGGAGCGGAGGAGAGATCGCCATGAGGCTCATGCGCATAGTCAAGGagcatcttctttttcttcaggGAGAATGAGGCAGCAGGAGGCTAGTCGTCAATCGCTAGATGAAGAAGTGCATAGCTTGGAGAGAAAATTAGAACGATTATGTAGACATCTTCGACACAGGACTCAAGTGACGAATGACAAGACTCCTCCTTCAAGCTAATACTCAAGTACTGGCAGTGATGAAAGTTATCGGCCTAGGAGCAGGACTCCACCCAATGATTCATTCACATCATCGTCCTGGCATACTTCAGGACTGAGGCATCATTGTAAGAAATCTGGAACCCCACCAAGGAGGGGTTAGGGGCATGATGCCATGAGTAAAGCTCTCCTTCAAATATCTTGCTCTCCAATTTCTCAGTGTATCGAGCAAGCTGAGCTCTCTCGCTATTTCCACCAACCGACCTTCACCATCTACAATGGTAGTACTGACCCAGTTGAACATGTGAGCCACTTTAACCAAAGAATGGCTATTCACTCCAAGAATAAAGCTTTGATATGTAAGGTTTTCCCCTCAAGCCTTAGTCCACTAgcaatgaggtggtttgacAGTCTTGCGGAGGGGTCGATACATTCTTTTGAGGAGTTAACCAAGGCATTTAGGGCAAGATTCTTGACCTGTAATCAAGTCCCCAGACCTTTGGACTCTTTAGTTTCAATGTcaatgagagagggagaaaCATTGAAGACTTATTTTGACCGTTACTGGGAAGTTTATAatgaaattgacaaaaattttgaGGACGTTGCCGTGCAAACTTTTAAAGTGGGTCTTCTAACAAACTctgatttgtggaagtcacTTGCCATGAAAACCACCTCAAAATATGCACCAATTAATGGACCAGATTAAAGATCAAAAAAGGGTCGAGGATAATCGAAACTCCACTAGGGGTAAAACTAAGGTTTCCACCACTGATTGAAGGGATAGCTCAGGAGGCCGGTTCTCGTCCTCTTGACCAAGGAAGGAGTATTATAATCAAGCATCCCATAATGTTATGGCTCCTCAAGTGGTGAATTCGGTGTTTAAGGAGCTGATATATCAAGTGCTAGATAAGATTAAGCATGAGCCTTATTTTAAATGACTAAATAAGATGGGGGTGACCCCACTAAAAGAAATCAAAGCCTATATTGCCAATATCACTAGGACCGTGGCCATACGACTGAGGACTGCAGAACTTTGCAAGCCTTTTCGGATCAATTGGTTAAAGCTGGTACATTGAAGCAATTCCTGCAATAGTCAAATAATCAGGTAGATCGGTCCAGGATTGCATTACATAATGATGGTGCACCTCGGGCATCTTTGGGGACAATAAATGTCATCTTTGTAACCCTAATAGAGGAGCCTCATCCAACTAGTGGGATAATGCTGGTGTCATCATAGGTGGAAGGCCCTGAGGGAAAATCCTCAAGTAAAAGGCCTAGAATCTCATATCAACCAATCATAGGATTTTCTGAAGATGATAAGTTAGGAACCATTCAGCCACATGGTGATGCCCTGCTAGTGACCTTGTGGATAGTGAGGTATGATGTCAAAAGGATGATGATTGACCAAGGCAGTAGGGTTGAAATAATGTACTCAGACCTATTTAAAGGTCTAGGGCTCAAACCCGAAGATATGGACCAATATGACACCCTGCTGATTGGGTTCGATGGGAACGTCATTATCCCTAAAGGGAGAATTTGATTGCCCGTTTTGACTAGGGATAAAATGGTGAATGTAGATTTCATAGTAGTGGGTGCCTTTTCGCCGTACACTACCATCTTGGCCAAACCATGGTTGCATGCCATGGGGGCGGTCGCATCTACATTGCACATTAAGGTGAAGTATCTCACTAATGGAGGGGTGGCTAATTAGTGGGAAGTTAATCAATAGCTAGACAATGCATAGTGGCAACGATTGATCATCACGTTACTAAGTTGAGTTCTTTTGAAATGGTCCCGACGTTGTAGCAATCATAGTTCGGGTCGCCAACATTTTCGAAAAATTCATTATCGTGCGAGGAGTCGGAGAGGGTCATTATTGGGGAACACATGGACAGATATTTTCAAGTCGAGGCTCTACTCCTAGTAAAGGACAAAGCACAGCTGATTGATTTTTTGGAAGATAATCTTGATATTTTCATGTGGAGTGCATATGTAGCACCTGGGATTAATCCCAAATTTATTTATCATCATCTGAATGCTAACCCTAATGCAACACCAAAGAAACAATTACCTCAGTGGTCATCCAAAGAACACTCTGAAGTCGTAAAAGACAAGGTCCGTAAACTTAAATAggtgtagacactcaattttgcacccatgatttaatcaaggagaatgacttgaatgaccatccatgtacttcaaaatcatgattgcataaCATACATCAAATCgttcttgcattacatgcatcaacttgtctttgcattacatgaattaattcattcattgcatatcataaaaatgatcttgagattctaacggtcaCAACGGTGTTTCTAATTTCCAAATTGAACAAtcggatcgaaagatatcgcatgatcaagtttgcaaggtcaacatgcattgtgtctaggtaaaATCAACCACAcatgatcaatttaaattaattttgattagttaaacaattaaaattaattagataattttgtgattggttgatgattagtgtttaaaataagATTGCATGCATATgaataaaagggatgattggataacattaaaattgtggataatctgaactttatcaagatttattttagggtatttatctacaagataattgttcttaaatagcccgaattatcccaaaaaaagagattaaaaatcaTAAACGGAGGATGAAAACACGTCTAGGTAcaaggactggccaaaaaaccCTAGAGGAGGAGTCCAAACGGCACCTGAACACGAAAGAGTGTTCGGAGTCCAAAGGGCAATtaggcacttttggagtgccgaacAACACTCTAAAAGGGCCGAATTTCCATtatttgggctttggcccaacgaCCTTTGGGTGATGATAAGGCACACCCTTTTCGACCTTTTCACAAAAGGATGCGTCCAGATTCAAACCCTAATCGTCCGTACCTATATTTTAGAGCCCTCTGatctctataaatagagactgaacctcataattcagcacctttttttttaacactctAAGAGGCATGCGTTTTAGACTCTCAAATTGCTCATATTTTCTTATCCTCTCTCTGAGTGTTGCtgcttaaattagggttttttaggtttcaaagataacttaataagtttctttgaaccctaaaacatccacCCAAGAACAAAGTGTGCTCATGAAAGAGGTTGTTTTCTAACCcttttgtttttatgcttttctttATCATGATGATGCATGCTTAATTGTTTTAGATATTCATAttttaccttgttaatttaGTTCATGAAAATATGTTCTTGATTCCTTCATTGTTGGTATAATCTATTTCTTAGTTTTAAAGATCTGCATGTagtcaactcttttttttttttaaataaaaataaaatagatctgcatcttccttagatgcagatctgaatttttcttcaaataaaataaatctaccTCATTATAGatgcagatttgaatttttcttcaaataaaatagatctacatctttcttAAATGAAGATCTATATTTTTCTCAATACAAAAGCAGATCTGCATCTTTtctagatgtagatctgaatttttctcaatacaaaaatagatctgcatctttTCTAAATGTAGATCTAAgtttttctcaatataaaaacagatctgcatcgTTTCTAAgctgtagatctgaatttttcttcaaaataaaagggATCTGCATCTTCTttagatgcagatctaaattttctcacatcaaaacttatttgtatctttcttaaaatagaaatccgatttttcttaaaacatatGCAAATTTTtggaataaagaaaaagataaaaccttgttgtgtttgtgtttgttttattcattttgcatgaatttaaattatgagtgaaactctcttcttaaaaaaaaaaaaaaaaaaccattcttttaaaacatataaaaaacagATTTGGTTTTTCTATTgccaaaacccttttttttatttcatcataaaacagatttgatttttctgttATCAAAAACCACTATTTTGAGCTCCTAAATTTAGATCTGAtgttttttcaaatcaaaagactttattttatgtattaaaaacagatctggatttttatcatcaaaaactattttttctacatactacaaaacagatctggtattttgacaaatcaaaatcaattattttaccaatcaaaacagatctgaattttttaaaaaacaaaagaagagacttcattcataaataaatttgtgtgatttagtttttaattcacatgttcaacatatcattcataacATGCATAAAAAGGTACATTGGTCACAAAAGTCTACAAGACTAGACTCTGTTTGGGTGGAATGGCTGCCTAACACCATCCCATTCTGTAACCTAGCCTCCAGATTTAGGTCTTTGACTAAGTAGATCTAgccttgtttttgtttatttttgggtaGAATGTGACTAGGACAACAAGCCATgtatttttggtagattgtaattaggacccaaaactatataattttcaagtttatcaaatatgtaatatttattcaatcaatgaagaaaacaattcaatcatgtatttattttttcttattttttgtataaaaaagtAAGTAGCAactccataccacttacccaaaaagagaggtacCCTAAAAGGTACTTGAATCTCTTTTTTTGAGGGACGCTACTTTCGAGGTCTCTTACAATAGGCTGGAGCAATCAAAGAGGTTTTCTACCttgaatggttggccaatatggtggtggtgaagaagaagtcGAGAAAGTGGAGAGTATGTGTAGATTTCACAAATCTTAATAAGGCCTGTCCAAAAGACCCGTTTCCGATTCCCATAATAGATCAATTAGTGGATGCAACATTTGGACATCCTaggatgagtttcctggacACTTTTCAGGGATACCACCAGATCCCCTTAGCATTGTTGGATCAAGAAAAAACTGCCTTCCTCACTCTAACAAGAAACTACCATTATAGAGTAATGCCATTCAGACTAAAGAACGCTGGGTCCACGTACCAAAGAATGGTGACAACAATGTTTGAGAGTCCGTTAGAAAAGAATGTGGAAGCCTATATTGATGATATGGTagtgaaaagtaaagaaaagactGACCATCTGTTAGACCTCAGTGACATTTTCGCAATCTTAAGAAAACACAAGCTACGTCTAAATGCttcaaaatgttattttggAGTTGGGTTAGGAAAGATTTTAAGCTATATGATAACCCATTGCAGGATTGAGGTTAACCCCGATCAGATTAAGGTTATTCATGGTTTGCATCCTCCTCAGAACCCGAAAGAAGTTCAACACCTGATTGGGATGACGACGGCTCTGAACAGGTTTATATCAAGATCTGTAGAATAGTGTAGACCGTTCTTCCAACTCTTGCACAAATGGCAAGATTTTACGTGTTCTGAAGAATGTGATAGGGCCTTGGTGGAGTTGAAGGCGTATCTGGCCCATCCACCAATCCTGTCCAGGCCAGAGAAAAAGGATGTCTTATATGCCTATGTGGTTGTGGCCTAGCATGCTATGAGTTTGGTCTTGGTACATATAGACGAAGGAGTTCAGAAACCAATATATTACTTTAGCTAGTCCCTCCAAAAGGCCGAGGTCAAGTATCTCCATTTGGAAAAGGCAATTCTTGCTATAATCCATGCCACCAAGAAGCTGCCTCATTATTTTCAAGCCCACACCATGTTTGTTTTGACTCAGTTGCTCTTATAAACACTGCTTCAAAATTTAGATTATACAAGAAGAATGGCAAAATGGGGAGCCACGCTCGGAGCATTTAATGTCAAGTACATGCCCCGAACAGCCATGAAGGGCCAAGTTTTGGCGGATTTAGTGGCGAAATTTACCGAGGAATTGGGAAACTCAGAGGAAAGGGTAAACCCTGAAGAGACAGTACATGTGGAGATTGTTGTAGTTCATCGCACCTGGCAACTATTTGTGGATGATGCAACCAACCAAAAGGGATCAGGAATAGGAATCGTGATGATTTCACCAAATGGGATTACTTTGGAGAAGTCATTCAGGCTCGGTTTTTTGGCAACAAATAATGAGGCGGAGTATGAGGCTTTATTAGTAGGATTAATTGTTGTGCAAAAACTTGGGGGTAAGACTTTAAGAGCATATTGTGATTCAAGGCTCATGGTTGGACAAGTCCAAGGTGAGTACGAGGTGAAGGACCCGAGGATGCTTTGGTACTTAAATCGAGTTAAGCTATTGTTGAGGTACTTTCATTCCTTTACGCTTAAGCAAGTCCCTCAAGGCATGAACTCCCATGCTGATTTGTTTGCAACTCTGGCTACGGTTAGTAGGGAGGACCTGCCTCGAATTGTACTCATTGAGAGTTATGTGTCGCCTGCTTATGATGAGCTGCCTCCAGTAGGAGTTAATTTTACAAGGATTGGCTCCATTTGGCAAGACCCATTGGTTGTGTTCCTAAAAGATGGGATTCTACCTGAGGACAAGGTTGAGGCGGAGAAGGTTCATAGAAAAGAACCAAGATTTTGGCTTTCTGAAGACCAAAAACTATACAAACGCTCATACTTGGGACCATACTTGTTATGTGTTCATCCCAAAGCAGTGGATATGTTGCTGGAAGAACTACACAAGGGAATTTATGGTAGCCATACGAGGGGCAGGTCACTTGCTCACAGAGCTTTGACGCAAAGATATTGGTGGTCGAGTATGCAAAAAAGCTCACAAGATTATGTTAAGAAATGTGACCAATGTCAAAGGTATGCTCCTAACATTCATTAACCAGGAGGACTATTAAATCCACTAAGTAGTCCTTGGCCTTTTGCCCAATGGGGTTTGGACATCGTTGGACCTTTCCCTAGAGCCACAGGGAATCGCAAGTATCTCCTTGTTGCTACTGactatttcactaaatgggtggaagctgaaccaCTGGCAAACATCCGAGATCAAGACATGAAAAGGTTTGTTTGGCAGAATATCATCACAAGATTAGGGGTCTCGAGCACTCTTATTTTGGATAATGGACTTTAGTTCGACAATAAGGCCTTTCGAAGGTACTGTTGTGACTTAGGAATAAAGAACAGATACTCTACTCTGTCATATCCCTAGAGTAATAGGCAAGCAGAGGCCACAAATAAAGTTATTGTGGATGGTTTGAAGAAGAGATTGGAAGAAGTAAAGGAAAAGTGGGTGGACGAGCTACCTCATGTTCTATGGACCTACCGCACGATGCCTAGAAGATCTACAGGTGAGACCCCAttttccatgacctatggaTCCGAAGTGGTTATTCCTACAAAAACAGGATTCCCAACTCCAAGGTTCAACCAATCCCTTGGTGACGGCAACAAGCAATTCCTACCCATAGCCTCGATTTGACTGAGGAACTAAGGGAAGTTGCTATAGTTAGATTGGCACAATACCAACAAAAGCTTAGGCAGGGGTTTGAAAAAAGGGTAAAAGTTAAGACTTTCATTCCGGGAGATCTAGTCTTACGAAAGGTCATTGGAAGTGCAAGGAATCCCTCTTGGGAAAATTGGGccctaattgggaagggcctTTTCGAGTAACTTCAGTAGTAAGAGTGAGGGCTTATCGGCTAGAAGATCTGGATGGACTTATTGTACCTCACCCATGGAATCTGAACAATTTGTGAAAGTATTATTTCTAGTTCTACAGTATTGTAAGGAATCATATATTATATGCAGTCAAATGTATTTTTATGACTTTGGTTGTATTCcttagattatttttttatgaaaactcgaaaatgtgttaaaaacacaagagctatttagaccccctaAATAAAAGTTATGGCTTGAtaaattttacactaacttaattctaagtgtggaatagtgtaaatgcgagcggataaacaaacaagctactctaacacatattcatataatcacagcagtaaaatgaaatgtaaaagagtagggaagaagaaagaaaacacagataacacgccaatatgttatcgaagaagaaaccaaagaactcgatgaaaaacctctccaccatCCTCCAAGTGGTAATTGACCCACTAGACAATCGGTTGAGATACATGGGTTAGcgagagaccctccaagcctaatctacccactgtacctaagccctccaagctcttactCTAATAAGGCTCCTCGGAACCGTGTTTTATCTGGCTCTCCGGATCCCGTAATAAGCTCTATGTTGCATTtaccatccttggcttcttccaatgcttcccagcagcaccaaatgatcacttgacactctgaaagggtgtgttaagtgtttaggctatcaacctctcaatgttatggaaatggagaggtaggagttatggaaatggagaggtaggagttaaggAAAATCTACAAGCTATTTTGTAGcgaattgtgggtataacaatctctaactctcaaggtgtttggctagggttttctctcagaagcacttcttaacatttgtgggtaatgtggatATATATAGTGTGAGTACAAAAATTGTGTATCAGATAGTATAGTCTGGCATAATAGAATGTTTCACGGGTGTCtcgcaggaaggcctta is part of the Quercus robur chromosome 9, dhQueRobu3.1, whole genome shotgun sequence genome and harbors:
- the LOC126700865 gene encoding uncharacterized protein LOC126700865, with product MAKWGATLGAFNVKYMPRTAMKGQVLADLVAKFTEELGNSEERVNPEETVHVEIVVVHRTWQLFVDDATNQKGSGIGIVMISPNGITLEKSFRLGFLATNNEAEYEALLVGLIVVQKLGGKTLRAYCDSRLMVGQVQGEYEVKDPRMLWYLNRVKLLLRYFHSFTLKQVPQGMNSHADLFATLATVSREDLPRIVLIESYVSPAYDELPPVGVNFTRIGSIWQDPLVVFLKDGILPEDKVEAEKVHRKEPRFWLSEDQKLYKRSYLGPYLLCVHPKAVDMLLEELHKGIYGSHTRGRSLAHRALTQRYWWSSMQKSSQDYVKKCDQCQRATGNRKYLLVATDYFTKWVEAEPLANIRDQDMKRQAEATNKVIVDGLKKRLEEVKEKWVDELPHVLWTYRTMPRRSTGETPFSMTYGSEVVIPTKTGFPTPRFNQSLGDGNKQFLPIASI